One genomic segment of Ricinus communis isolate WT05 ecotype wild-type chromosome 5, ASM1957865v1, whole genome shotgun sequence includes these proteins:
- the LOC8281335 gene encoding chaperone protein dnaJ 11, chloroplastic: protein MLSSTLPKFSITPPPPRITTFRPPFISNSTTTTYKQRSSNLYINPQRMTSSLYEVLGIPIGASNQEIKSAYRRLARTCHPDVATLDRKDTSADEFMKIHAAYSTLSDPQKRAVYDLKLVTKNRPLTVSYSGGYRGRSWETDQCW from the coding sequence atgcTTTCTTCTACGCTTCCCAAATTCTCTATAACTCCTCCACCTCCCCGGATCACCACTTTCCGGCCACCGTTCATCTCCAACAGCACAACCACTACTTACAAACAAAGATCGTCCAATCTTTACATAAATCCCCAAAGAATGACATCTTCCTTGTACGAGGTTCTTGGGATTCCAATCGGAGCTTCAAACCAAGAAATCAAATCAGCTTATAGAAGATTAGCAAGGACTTGCCATCCTGACGTTGCCACCTTGGATCGGAAAGACACTTCAGCCGATGAGTTTATGAAGATACATGCTGCTTACTCTACTTTATCTGATCCTCAGAAACGCGCTGTTTATGATCTCAAGCTTGTTACAAAGAACCGGCCGTTGACTGTGAGTTATTCCGGTGGTTATCGTGGCCGGAGTTGGGAGACGGATCAGTGCTGGTAG